The DNA segment tattaGGACAAACCTagacaacaaaacacacctgacagtccaatacttttgctcacaagacaaaaaggtgggttcagacagaaggtgctatctccTGAACTacgtatcagatccagatgtaaatatctgtaaatacctaaaaataaaagttaaaatgttgATCTTCTGTCTTATactcatcttttaatgtcaaatccaAATGTTTGCAGATTGTTGTCTTTTtagtaacattttaaatattccTGCTTTTTGCAGTGGATgcattaatgaatgaattactGTATCCTTCTAGGAAGACGCAGGGCCTATTCACATCCTCCCAGGGAAAGGCCTCAACCTGAGCCAAGCTCTCAAGTCCAGTTCGATACGTACTCAACACTGGGACACCACCGGCCAATCCCGTGCAGGATCAACAGCGGCCATAGCACATCTTCCTCACTACAACTGACGCTAAACAGATAAACGGCTCAACATGTCTAATGGAGTTTAATCTGCAAACTTGCAGAAAAAATCTAGatctaaaacaaatataaaacaaatccCCCTGTGTGGCGGCTGTAATTTAGTCTGGCTTTCTCTTAATGTGAATTATTAACTTGCTTTGAAACAGTGCTGTTTTACAACTGCCAAGCAAGCAACTAAAATAATTTGAAATTTGAATACTGTGCTACTGCACTGAAGCTTTCATTTTTTCATGGTATAATCAACAGTTTTTGGTTTGTAGTTATTTTCCTGAActttacaataaattattttagaatgTTTAATCTGTCGGATGTTCaaagtttttatttaataatttaagcgTTTTGGTGACGTCTCTGCAAAGTTTTAATTTCtagttttggaaatgttacttttatttatatagctgTGAACGTTATTTGAGaagcataaaataaaattgtgATGCATaccattaaaaaatgttttcaaaatgTTCCTAAAACATTATTGCCataatgttacaggctaaactTCCTGAAATCATTTTAAGCGTTGCTAAATGTTGAGCTATGTTAGCTGTGTGTTGGGTGTTTCTATGGACATTTGCGAAGACCAGGAGCAAGTTTTACTTGAACCTATTTAACTACATCATATGTGCATGTTACACGGTGCCTCAGCAGTTAGAGCACTCGGTTATTGATTATCCAAATGTGTCCAACACAAAAATTTTATATTTGTGCATCAGTATCGCCTAACCTCATAAACGCTTGACTACTTACTCAGTTATTATTACTAAAGCATAAACTATTGTAAATGACTTGATTATTTACTGTAATGCATTTAGTGTAGTTATTaacgtaaataaataaagtgtgggCTTATAAACAGAGTAAAGATAATTAGCATAGGATTCAGGCTTGCTTTGTAGGAGTACAGAGCTTATCGTATAATTACACTGTGTTAATTATGTAAATGAAGTTCTGCATTTAATTGAAAGACTGTTATGTGTTTTGTGTAGAATCTAGAATCATCACCTTCTATAAAGTAATTAGCTGATTTTTGGATTAATAATGCTAAACTCTATTCAGTGCTACAGTGCTTCCTGTTTCGATACGTGTCAaataaaacatcatttaaaaaacaaaagcacGTTAATTTACCTATTTTATTTATCACTATTTTCCCTACTTATAGAAATAacaatattttctttacttaaagaAATGCAAGGTTAGCGACAGAAaagttagctagcgttagttagctACTAAGACGGACTactgtcaatgttttttttttatgcatgttatgaagaaaatgaccataaaacataaaacaataaaactatgGTACACATGGTGAACAATATAGTGGTCATCACATTTTACAAATACTTACATTAGTGGGTTTATTTGGTCAACCCTACCCTACCAGGTAAAGTAGGACTGGGcctaaatttgaaaataaaaaattgtgtgtaaaaaaaataattattgcatCTTGTCTGTTTGGCATTATCACAATAAactgtttttcttgttttcccagttttcttctttttcatttctGCCCCTCAGGacatgaatttcaggaaaattttaaattttaattttccatttttttcttcttgcAAAAGGAAATAAGTCAGATTTttgttacaaaatgcaaaaaatgtaaaatcagaaaactgaatatcaatattttttgtttgtttgatgtaTTTCTGATGGTGAATGGCAgaatttaaaaacttaaaaattggaaaaataattaaaaccccATTTCTTAAATATGTCAAATGGAAATTATTAAAtaacaattttacatttttcctgaaattcactGAATATCaatatttgttgtttgtttgatGTATTTCTGATGGTGAATGgcagaatttaaaaattaaaaaattggaaaaatgattaaaaccccatttcttaaatatgtcaaatggaaaatattaaataacaactttacatttttcctgaaattcagatCCTGAAgggtagaaataaaaaaaatatagagagaaacagatgaaaacccgtttattttttataatgcggacaaaatgcaaaaattaagTTTGACACTGAAGTTGCTATTAAATTAAGTATAATTAGCCTCAAACAGTCAGATAGTTAGAAAATTGAACTAATAAGTGTTACACTGACCCCATCTCTctccttttttactttactttttttaacttttttaattaatttcccCTAAtattctctttgtctctttttctcctttataTGTGTTGAAGTAAATGTATTACacgttttattttttcatatgttGCTAATTGTGcaatagaaacagagagagaataaagtaAGTACACTAGAGAATCTGTAGAGAGATAAATAAACCATAAACCTGCTGCACCGCGATCATCATCATCAGCTCAGAGGAGAGATATGAGGGGGAACTGCGGGTCTGCGAGAGCGCGGTCTGTGTTTGAGGCCGGACTCAGTTTATGAACGGCATCGcggggtttagccgagtgagctaaCAGTGCGCGAGCCTGAGGGACAGAGTGCAGTGTTTAGtgtgattaatgtgattataGGATAATGTGGAGCCTGGTCTGTGTGGGTTAGGTAGATAAATTCTGCAGAAAAGCAGATTTACAGGAAACTCTACAGAGTTCTGCGATTCTTACTAACGGTAAATGAGTTTAAAAGGATCTGTACTGTTAGCAACAGTGCTGTATTTTTAGCAGggggctaggctaggctaagctaagctaatataGTTAGCTAGACTGGTTAGTTAGTGTGTCACTGTCTGTTAGTATTGAAACGGTTGACAGAAAGGCAGTGCGCGGTTTTTACCTTGATTTATAAGAGTTTTTAGTGatctgggaaaatctgcttttatctacagtgcaccagcgagctggaattattcactacaggaaacgttgaagctcagctcgctgggatcactaaaccattttaaaattttagtttctaatcaccatcagaaagcctgtgactgttttaaattacttttttattagtatatcgttttttcttatattatttatatattttttattttgttcatttattttttgtttattattttgttttttgtttcactttaatgttttgtattttcattcttgttcttagttctattactcatttaatcacttatttttaatattttactttacttctactATTATCTGTTtacctattttatattttatacatttttttatttttatgtcaaatttgtttttttatggtattttagaattttctgtttaacatatttttttttattaaatgttgatttaaatgcgtactttttttttttttttactatttcatttattattatttctgaattattattaaatgttgttcaatctctttgatgttataaagtctcggcaacattgtaaatgagggtcaccctcaatgtttcttccccagtgaaataaaggttgattgatttataACCAGCGTTAGTAAACTTAGTGGTTAGCCTTTACGCTAGCTAGCTCCAGAGGCTccgtaaaaaatataatttaatctcTGTCAGTTTGTAATTTGTGTAGCTTAACTTTTACAGTTGTTTAAAACTAAGTTAACTGTTTGTTAGTTCAACCACATAGCCACCTAGCCAGTCAGGGCTGTTAACTACTAAATAAACCTTCTTTCGATGTTTAAATTGTACTGAAAATGTGCtgtatgtgtttttgtgctgTTTTCATGCAGCTAAAGTGAAGGTCCAGTCATGTCGACTATATCTCATGGTTTTAAAAGCAGCAAGCAGGACTTCACGTTTGGACCATGGAAAGTCACTGCGGCAAAAACCCACATTATGAAGTCTAAAGATATTGAACGGTGCGTAACTGGCTACTATTAACTCACAGCTGCTCTAGCTGAATGGTCTGTTGACCTGCTTTAGTGTTTACTGTTTAATTTCTCCTCTTATCATGTATCCAGTAAAGTGAATGAGAAGTGATTGGCTCTATACAGTGATATGTGTGGGTGGGAATCACAAGGCATCATTATCACGTATCACAGTATGTTGCCCATGGTAACGATAGGATAGgtttatcacaatactgtgattctgtaatACTCTATAcattgcaagacaattctctatgatacttaaCAAGCGTATGTGTTACTGCACGATACATGTCTTCAGTACAGTAAATGAGTgatctgtttttgtgtgtatatcTGTCCTAAATATGGGGGATTATCACAGGGCATCACACAATATGATATGATGCACTTTCCCCTCATATTGATGAAAAGTATCAGAGTACAATTCACAGTGCAACAAAATCTTACTCCTCTGGAACTATGGTACAACATGTAGCACACAGTCCAGTAAAGTGCAGACAGGCAACaaatggtgcaacatagaacttaatataacaatatcatgatactatgagacaatctgtgttactgaagtagataaataaaaataatatctctttaaaacacacaaattttatatatacaaacagCTTTTATATATGTGGCATTAttgaagtatttaaaaaaaaagccataaaCATTTTACTTATCACTGCTCTAATGCTCAGTGCATATTATGCTATGTGCAGTAGCTAAATTAACTTATTTACTGTCAGTCTTTGTATAATAACACTGACCACtgcttatcttattttatctgaTGTGCCATAAATTAGAACAGTTATGCTGCTGTTAAAAAGTCAAGGTAAATcacaactacactacactaatttAACAATGTAACAAGTttccaaaaaaagaacaaaatacttATTTGACATACTGATAAAATATCGCAAGCAATAACAGTACAATATATCTCCATATCAGTATATGTTCCCACCCTTAGTCCTAAGATATGGCCATTTATTCAGCATGTCTCTATACACTAGAACATACACTAGCTACAGCCACTCTCAGTGTTACTGCTGAATCCCACTGAAAATTGTTTTAGTCTAGGCTTTTGGCCTAAGGTGTTGACATGCCTGTAGTTTGCAGTTATTTATACaaactttttaattaaaaaagaaagattattttattattataactaaaTGTTAATTGCATTTCAGGTTAGCAGAGGAGATGCACATGCCCTCTCTACCAGAGATGCTTTTTGGAGACAATGTATTGCGCATTCAACACACTGATGGGTTTGGCATTGAATTCAATGCTATTGACGCTCTTAAACGTGTTAACAATGCTCAGGACATGGTGAAAGTAGCTTGTGCTCAGGAATGGCAGGAGAGCAGGTGAGAGATTTGatattagaaacacattaaaacatttgtTGCCTTAGtgaaatgttgttgttgttgttttttttattatgtaataaaaAATTTTGTTTCTCGTCTTTCCTGCAGAGCTGATTCTGAACACAAGGACGTGGTGAAACGTTACGACTGGACGTACACAACAGATTACAAAGGGACGCTACTGGGCGAGGACCTACAGATGAAGGTAATTTTGCAGGGTTTTTTTGTTGGTGTTGGTGTATTGGCTATGACAGTGTGTTCATATGTTTAATATATCATAGAGTGATTATATGTATGTCAGCTTGGTTGCACCTAAATTGCAACctgttgatggtggtgattggTGATCACATTTACAAAACTGTTTTTGAAAAAAGGAAATGTTCTCTGTATGAATGTTACTCAGGTGTCTCCCACAACAGAGAGGATAGACCTGGAGAAGCTAAAGGCTCGGGAGCAGATCATGTTCTTTGAGGATGTGTTGCTGTTTGAGGATGAACTGCATGATCATGGTGTGTCCATGATCAGTGTCAAAATAGTGAGTGATATTGGTTTCATTTAAACACAAATAATCACTAATGTATGcttaacattacaaaaaaaagtaatataagaTACACATTATTCTGGGATGTCTGTTTCAGAGAGTGATGCCCACCAGCTTTTTTGTGCTGTTGCGCTTCTTTCTGAGAGTGGATGGAGTGATGATCCGGATAAACGACACACGGCTTTatcatgaggtaaaaaaaaaagagtaaagtaTCTTAATACTTACTATACTTGGCCAAATCATGCATTACAACTCCTAGTTCGACCAAATAACCAGTACTAGAATCAACCCTTtgattgttgtttgttttatagctATAGGTTCAAATCaaatatagtaaagtaaaatatagtacatttctgaattaatttatttgataGTGGAGTACAGCAGGGATAAATATTAGCTGATGTTAAATGTCAATTTCTTGTGCCTGCAGGCTGGAAAGGACTACATATTAAGAGAGTTCAGCACACGAGAAAGCAAAGTGTCAGCTCTTCAGGTGAGACTACCACTTTTAAAGGCTGCAGCATTTCAGTACAGTACTGATTCCAGTAaacctttt comes from the Astyanax mexicanus isolate ESR-SI-001 chromosome 20, AstMex3_surface, whole genome shotgun sequence genome and includes:
- the tiprl gene encoding TIP41-like protein; the encoded protein is MSTISHGFKSSKQDFTFGPWKVTAAKTHIMKSKDIERLAEEMHMPSLPEMLFGDNVLRIQHTDGFGIEFNAIDALKRVNNAQDMVKVACAQEWQESRADSEHKDVVKRYDWTYTTDYKGTLLGEDLQMKVSPTTERIDLEKLKAREQIMFFEDVLLFEDELHDHGVSMISVKIRVMPTSFFVLLRFFLRVDGVMIRINDTRLYHEAGKDYILREFSTRESKVSALQHVPPAFYTDPNEIAQHLPLKITECEKLEFSEQEPPAESTNAPQ